The Acetomicrobium flavidum genome window below encodes:
- the rpoB gene encoding DNA-directed RNA polymerase subunit beta produces MPEFVKVGRKRERLNFGPSKELIALPYLVELQHESYKWFLQPEEHPDYRKSQGLQELLEEIFPIESYDGSFVIEFVRYYIDPPTLTEEEARQKDLTWSMPLRATVRLVNRNTGEIKEEEIFLGDFPVMTDRGSFIINGTERVVVNQLARSAGVYFSIESGAPGQEVYKAKIIPDRGAWLEFDLTSGDVLSVNIDNRRKVPATVLLKAFGLKDNTELIKAFGGVEEEVDIVEGDVRGRLLAEDIIDSAGHVIIPKNDRLTKEHVETLWDRGLTKVRLWNVDPIFPATLERDGSNSPEEAMLEIFKRMRPNEPLRVENAKDYVYSIFFDTRRYNLGRVGRYKLNRRLGLNISEEVRLLTLEDLIAIVKGILNLRDGTEREDDIDHLANRRVRSVGELLQNQIRIGLLRMERIAKDRMTTIPDLSTATAHDLINIRPISAAIREFFGSSQLSQFMDQTNPLADVTHRRRLSAMGPGGLTRERAGFEARDVHPSHYGRICPIETPEGPNIGLVTSLANYAKVNEYGFLMSPKRVVRDRYVTDEVVYLSADEEDEAYVARANIPVDEEGRINQEEVHVRHRGSIVIVPPEQVNYADVTPKQIVSVSAALIPFLEHDDANRALMGSNMQRQAVPLMQSEAPLVGTGIEEKVARDSGACILAKRAGTVTYVDANRIEVTTDDGQVDKYSLIKFRRSNQGTVIHQRPIVKKGETVKAGDFLADGQAVDQGELALGRNVLVAFMGWEGYNFEDAILLSERLVKEDVYTSIHIEEYEIDARDTKLGPEEITRDIPNVGEDQLKNLDERGIVRIGAEVRAGDILVGKVTPKGETDQTPEEKLLRAIFGEKAREVRDTSLRVPHGEGGKVVAVKRLSRDEYGDELPPGVNEVVKVFLAQLRKITVGDKMAGRHGNKGVVSRILPVEDMPYLPDGTPVDVVLNPLGVPSRMNLGQVLETVLGFVAYHNGWRVATPVFEGASVDEIFKYMEEIRHRKFPSLTRDGSIVLYDGRTGEPFESKVTVGHMYMLKLIHLVDDKIHARSVGPYSLITQQPLGGKSQFGGQRFGEMEVWALEGYGAAHTLQEMLTIKSDDVQGRLKTFESIVKGQNIGNPGVPESFRVLIKELQGLALDVQVLYDDQSIGDVEEEERHKKRLDKQVPEAQERKEAVVGLEARIFGDPDDDEEDEIDPEGDDA; encoded by the coding sequence ATGCCGGAATTTGTGAAAGTGGGGAGAAAACGCGAAAGGTTGAATTTTGGTCCCTCGAAGGAATTAATTGCCCTACCATATTTAGTCGAGCTTCAACATGAGTCATACAAATGGTTCTTACAACCCGAAGAGCATCCTGACTACAGAAAGTCACAAGGACTTCAGGAGCTGCTCGAGGAGATCTTTCCTATAGAAAGCTACGACGGATCCTTCGTGATAGAGTTCGTACGATATTACATCGATCCTCCGACCTTGACGGAAGAGGAGGCCAGGCAGAAGGACTTGACCTGGTCAATGCCTCTTCGTGCCACCGTGCGACTCGTGAACAGAAACACGGGCGAAATAAAAGAGGAGGAGATATTCCTTGGAGACTTCCCTGTCATGACTGACAGGGGGAGCTTTATAATCAACGGAACGGAAAGGGTAGTCGTAAACCAGTTGGCCCGTTCCGCTGGCGTGTATTTCAGCATCGAGTCGGGTGCTCCCGGACAGGAGGTCTACAAGGCCAAGATCATCCCCGACAGGGGTGCCTGGCTTGAGTTCGACCTAACCTCCGGTGACGTCTTATCGGTTAACATCGACAACAGACGAAAAGTGCCGGCCACCGTGCTGCTTAAGGCCTTCGGACTCAAGGATAACACGGAGCTTATCAAGGCCTTTGGCGGAGTCGAAGAGGAGGTAGACATAGTTGAAGGGGACGTCAGAGGACGTCTGCTGGCCGAAGATATCATAGACAGCGCAGGCCACGTGATCATTCCCAAAAACGATCGCCTGACCAAGGAGCACGTCGAAACGTTATGGGACAGGGGCTTAACGAAGGTTAGGCTCTGGAACGTGGATCCCATCTTTCCCGCCACCCTCGAACGCGACGGGAGCAACTCCCCCGAGGAGGCAATGCTTGAGATCTTCAAGCGTATGCGTCCCAATGAACCCTTGAGGGTGGAGAACGCAAAGGACTACGTCTATTCCATATTCTTTGATACCAGGCGCTACAACCTTGGCCGCGTTGGCAGATACAAGCTGAACAGAAGGCTGGGCCTCAACATATCCGAAGAGGTTAGGTTGCTGACCCTTGAGGATCTGATAGCCATAGTTAAGGGAATACTCAACCTCCGCGACGGAACGGAGCGCGAGGATGACATAGACCACTTGGCCAACAGGCGCGTTCGTTCCGTGGGTGAGTTGCTGCAGAACCAGATTCGCATAGGTTTGCTTCGAATGGAGCGTATAGCCAAGGACAGGATGACGACGATACCGGATTTGTCGACCGCCACTGCACATGACCTGATAAACATTCGACCCATATCGGCAGCCATTAGGGAGTTCTTCGGTTCCAGCCAGTTGTCTCAGTTCATGGACCAGACCAACCCCTTGGCGGACGTCACCCACAGAAGAAGGCTGTCGGCAATGGGGCCCGGGGGTTTGACGAGAGAGAGGGCAGGCTTTGAGGCGCGTGACGTGCATCCCTCTCACTATGGAAGGATTTGTCCTATAGAGACGCCGGAAGGTCCGAACATCGGACTGGTGACGTCTTTGGCCAATTATGCCAAGGTAAACGAATACGGCTTTTTGATGTCGCCTAAGAGGGTCGTCAGGGACCGCTACGTGACCGACGAGGTGGTGTATTTGTCGGCCGACGAGGAGGACGAGGCATACGTGGCCAGGGCCAACATACCCGTTGACGAAGAGGGTCGCATCAACCAGGAAGAGGTGCACGTAAGGCACCGCGGTTCTATAGTCATAGTGCCCCCCGAACAGGTCAATTACGCCGATGTTACGCCAAAGCAGATTGTATCGGTTTCGGCAGCCCTTATACCTTTTTTGGAGCACGATGACGCCAACAGGGCACTCATGGGATCCAATATGCAGAGGCAGGCTGTTCCCTTGATGCAAAGCGAGGCTCCCCTGGTAGGCACGGGGATTGAGGAAAAGGTGGCCAGGGATTCCGGAGCCTGCATACTGGCCAAGAGGGCAGGCACTGTCACGTACGTGGATGCTAACCGGATAGAAGTTACGACGGATGACGGTCAGGTCGACAAATATTCCTTGATCAAGTTCAGAAGGTCCAACCAGGGCACCGTGATACATCAGCGCCCCATAGTCAAGAAAGGCGAAACGGTGAAGGCCGGAGATTTTCTGGCTGACGGTCAGGCGGTCGACCAGGGCGAGCTTGCCCTGGGAAGAAATGTCTTGGTGGCCTTCATGGGATGGGAGGGCTACAACTTTGAAGACGCCATCCTTTTGAGCGAGAGATTGGTAAAAGAGGACGTCTATACGTCCATCCACATAGAGGAATATGAGATAGATGCCCGAGATACCAAGCTGGGCCCGGAGGAAATAACGAGGGATATACCTAACGTCGGCGAGGATCAGCTGAAAAACCTCGACGAAAGGGGCATAGTCCGCATAGGAGCCGAGGTAAGGGCTGGAGATATATTGGTTGGGAAGGTCACCCCTAAGGGAGAGACCGATCAAACTCCTGAGGAAAAGCTGCTTAGGGCCATATTTGGAGAAAAGGCCAGGGAGGTCAGGGATACTTCGCTCAGGGTGCCCCACGGAGAAGGTGGCAAGGTTGTTGCCGTCAAGAGGCTTTCCAGGGACGAATACGGCGATGAGCTTCCCCCTGGGGTTAACGAAGTCGTGAAGGTCTTCCTTGCCCAGCTCAGGAAGATAACGGTAGGCGACAAGATGGCGGGACGTCACGGGAATAAGGGAGTGGTCTCCCGAATATTGCCGGTGGAGGACATGCCCTATCTCCCCGACGGCACGCCCGTCGATGTGGTGTTAAACCCCCTGGGAGTGCCGAGCCGAATGAACCTGGGACAGGTCTTGGAGACGGTCCTTGGCTTTGTGGCCTACCATAACGGATGGAGGGTGGCCACTCCTGTATTTGAAGGAGCCTCCGTAGACGAGATCTTCAAATATATGGAAGAGATACGCCACCGCAAATTTCCCAGTCTGACGAGGGACGGAAGCATCGTTCTTTACGACGGTAGAACCGGAGAGCCCTTCGAGAGCAAGGTGACCGTGGGGCACATGTATATGCTCAAGCTGATCCACTTGGTGGACGACAAGATCCATGCCCGTTCCGTAGGGCCCTACAGCTTGATAACCCAGCAGCCCTTGGGAGGAAAATCCCAGTTCGGCGGCCAGCGCTTCGGCGAGATGGAAGTCTGGGCCTTGGAAGGGTATGGAGCAGCTCATACGTTGCAGGAGATGCTCACCATTAAGTCTGACGATGTCCAAGGAAGGCTTAAGACCTTCGAGAGCATAGTCAAGGGTCAGAACATAGGTAACCCAGGCGTGCCGGAAAGCTTCCGCGTGCTGATCAAGGAGCTCCAGGGGTTAGCTCTAGACGTCCAGGTCCTGTATGACGACCAAAGCATCGGAGACGTAGAGGAAGAGGAACGC
- a CDS encoding L-threonylcarbamoyladenylate synthase has protein sequence MKKAVVYKLDRWNPDEKIINLAAKELRKGHLVAFPTETVYGLGANALDEEAVRRIFLAKGRPQDNPLIVHVAAIETAREIAYCDERALRLMDAFWPGPLTLVMRAKDVVPKVTRGGLDTVAVRMPSHPVALALIEASGVPIAAPSANTSGRPSPTDADTVYEDLGDRIEVILDCGPTDVGVESTVIDITEEKAVLLRPGGLPIEALTDFGETVLLPENLSREREINLKKRSPGTRYRHYAPRCKVLLWKAEEDWPKIRGERVGYMGIRRPPVDLGDDAIFFDSLENYARGLFMGLRYLEKRGVEAIIADYPEKRGVGLAIRDRLYRASLAEFDEKP, from the coding sequence TTGAAGAAGGCGGTCGTATATAAGCTGGACAGATGGAATCCCGACGAGAAAATCATAAACTTAGCCGCAAAGGAGCTTAGGAAAGGCCATTTAGTGGCCTTTCCCACAGAGACGGTTTACGGCTTGGGGGCCAATGCCCTGGATGAGGAGGCCGTCAGAAGGATATTCCTTGCAAAGGGAAGGCCTCAGGACAATCCCCTAATAGTGCATGTAGCTGCCATTGAAACGGCTCGGGAGATCGCATACTGTGATGAAAGGGCCCTAAGGTTGATGGATGCCTTTTGGCCCGGTCCCCTTACCCTTGTAATGAGAGCAAAGGACGTCGTGCCGAAGGTCACGCGCGGCGGGCTTGACACCGTAGCCGTACGGATGCCTTCGCATCCCGTTGCCTTGGCCCTGATCGAGGCCTCAGGCGTTCCCATAGCAGCTCCAAGCGCAAATACGAGCGGTAGGCCAAGCCCCACTGACGCTGATACCGTTTACGAGGACCTTGGCGATAGGATAGAGGTCATACTCGATTGCGGTCCGACCGATGTGGGCGTGGAATCGACGGTGATAGACATCACGGAGGAAAAGGCGGTGCTCCTTAGGCCGGGGGGATTGCCCATAGAGGCCCTGACCGATTTTGGCGAGACCGTGTTGCTTCCGGAGAACCTAAGCCGAGAAAGGGAGATAAATTTAAAGAAACGATCCCCGGGCACGCGCTATAGGCATTATGCACCCAGGTGTAAGGTTTTGTTGTGGAAGGCGGAAGAGGATTGGCCTAAAATTAGGGGCGAAAGGGTCGGCTACATGGGCATCAGAAGGCCGCCGGTAGATTTGGGCGATGATGCAATCTTCTTTGATTCGCTGGAAAATTATGCCCGTGGCTTGTTTATGGGCTTGAGATACCTCGAAAAGAGGGGGGTAGAAGCGATAATAGCCGATTATCCGGAAAAAAGAGGAGTGGGCCTGGCCATAAGGGATCGTCTTTACAGGGCCTCTCTTGCTGAATTTGACGAGAAGCCATAA
- the tgt gene encoding tRNA guanosine(34) transglycosylase Tgt, with protein MKDFFNYEVIAECPHTRARVARMSTPHGIIETPCFMPVGTQATVKAMAPFELEMLGARIILSNAYHLYLRPGVDIIEKAGGLHGFMGWDRAILTDSGGFQVFSLASLRNVSDDGVEFQSYLDGSRHFLTPASVMAVEESLGSDIAMCFDECTSYPISEEDARRATLRTIRWAMLCKQSHSRPDQALFGIIQGSVFPELRRLCGEALVDMDFPGYGIGGLAVGEPKRMMYDVLELMDQLLPRSKPRYLMGVGHPLDMVEAIALGVDMFDCVLPTRNARNGSVLTSRGMLNVRRQELKDDLSPLDPKCNCYVCKNFSRAYIRHLHKAGEILASRLCTWHNLHFMLELAREARRTIMDGSFPQLLEYCRKVFGDETD; from the coding sequence ATGAAAGATTTCTTTAACTATGAAGTTATAGCCGAATGCCCTCACACCAGGGCGAGGGTTGCCAGGATGTCAACTCCCCATGGCATCATAGAGACTCCCTGCTTTATGCCGGTGGGAACGCAGGCCACAGTTAAGGCCATGGCGCCCTTTGAGCTCGAGATGTTGGGGGCTCGTATAATTTTGTCCAATGCGTACCATTTGTATTTGCGCCCCGGAGTCGACATTATAGAGAAGGCCGGAGGCCTCCATGGTTTTATGGGGTGGGACAGGGCTATACTTACCGACAGCGGAGGCTTTCAGGTCTTCTCTCTGGCGTCGCTTAGAAACGTAAGCGACGACGGAGTGGAATTTCAATCCTACCTGGACGGAAGCAGGCATTTTCTGACTCCCGCCTCGGTCATGGCCGTTGAGGAATCATTGGGAAGCGACATAGCCATGTGTTTTGACGAATGCACTTCCTATCCTATAAGCGAAGAGGATGCCAGGAGGGCTACCCTTAGGACCATAAGGTGGGCCATGTTATGCAAGCAGTCCCATTCAAGGCCCGATCAGGCGCTATTTGGCATAATTCAAGGGTCCGTATTCCCGGAATTGCGCAGGCTTTGCGGCGAAGCATTGGTGGACATGGACTTTCCGGGTTACGGCATAGGCGGTTTAGCCGTGGGGGAACCCAAAAGGATGATGTATGATGTACTGGAGCTGATGGACCAACTGCTTCCAAGGAGTAAGCCTCGCTACCTCATGGGCGTCGGGCATCCCCTTGATATGGTTGAAGCCATTGCGCTGGGTGTTGACATGTTCGATTGCGTGTTGCCGACCAGAAACGCCAGAAACGGGTCGGTTCTGACCTCAAGGGGAATGTTGAACGTCCGAAGGCAAGAGCTTAAAGACGACCTTTCGCCGCTGGATCCGAAGTGCAATTGCTACGTCTGCAAGAACTTCAGCCGAGCCTACATTCGTCACCTCCATAAGGCCGGCGAGATCTTAGCCTCAAGGTTGTGTACGTGGCATAACCTTCATTTCATGTTGGAGCTTGCCCGCGAGGCAAGAAGGACGATAATGGACGGCAGTTTCCCTCAGCTGTTGGAATACTGCCGAAAGGTCTTTGGAGATGAAACAGATTGA
- a CDS encoding TatD family hydrolase codes for MPLVDTHCHVFMPELKSRLNDVLARATGEGLRRMLLVGFNEVSSFEALSLASKIEAIKCYAAVGVHPHDAKEVKGEISEELLSLGENERVVAIGETGLDYYRNLSPKEVQREVFLKHIRWAKKAGKPLVCHIRDAYDDALAILKSEGPGKAGGILHCFQGDERQAREAIEMGFYISFACNITYRKNDALREVAANIPLESILCETDSPYLSPEHARGKTNEPANVIYVYETIASLRGMPLDEFADAVWKNSIKLLGW; via the coding sequence GTGCCTTTGGTAGACACTCACTGTCATGTCTTTATGCCCGAATTAAAATCGCGCCTAAACGATGTGCTTGCAAGGGCTACAGGTGAGGGGTTAAGGCGGATGCTGCTGGTTGGCTTCAATGAAGTCTCCAGCTTCGAGGCGCTGTCCCTGGCAAGCAAGATAGAGGCGATAAAATGCTACGCAGCTGTGGGCGTTCATCCCCACGATGCAAAAGAGGTAAAAGGCGAAATTTCTGAGGAGCTGCTCTCTTTGGGAGAAAACGAACGCGTTGTCGCCATAGGAGAGACGGGGCTGGATTACTACAGAAACCTTTCCCCCAAAGAGGTTCAGCGTGAAGTATTTTTAAAGCATATAAGGTGGGCAAAGAAGGCAGGAAAGCCCCTGGTATGCCACATAAGAGATGCTTACGATGATGCCTTGGCCATATTAAAGTCCGAAGGCCCCGGCAAGGCGGGCGGGATCCTGCATTGCTTTCAAGGAGACGAAAGACAGGCCAGGGAGGCCATAGAGATGGGGTTTTATATTTCCTTTGCCTGCAATATTACCTACAGGAAGAACGATGCCTTGAGGGAGGTTGCGGCAAATATACCGCTTGAAAGCATCTTGTGTGAGACCGACTCTCCCTACCTTTCGCCAGAACATGCCAGGGGAAAGACCAACGAGCCGGCCAACGTCATCTATGTATATGAGACCATAGCGTCGTTGCGCGGCATGCCCTTGGACGAATTTGCAGATGCGGTATGGAAAAATTCCATAAAACTTTTAGGATGGTAG
- the metG gene encoding methionine--tRNA ligase: MSRESCFYITTPIYYVNDVPHIGHAYTTVAADVMARYKRMCGLDVLFSTGTDEHGQKVQQAAQREGITPQQLADRTVQNFKNLWDKLDILYDDFIRTTEPRHVEVVQYIFKKLMDQGDIYKGTYEGWYCVPCETYVPESQMGEDKTCPDCKRPLERMTEESYFFRMSKYAQPLLEFYEGNPKAILPESRYNEILSFIKMGLKDQSVSRTTLKWGIPVPGDDAHVIYVWFDALINYLTVCGYPKDETRWKKYWPVVHHLVGKDILRFHSVVWPAMLLALGVNPPKQVFAHGWWTVEGEKMSKSRGNVVDPFEIVDLYGADSFRYFLLREVPFGLDGDFSEKALVQRINSDLANDLGNLLSRTLQMVVKYFDGVVPKPQSEPLEEDLGIGQAAAREVFSRIDGLMSRFAYDEALKEIWGYVSKANKYIDVTMPWKLGEEGDKSRLSNVLYNLCESLKNIALFIAPFMPRKAEEIWEQLGLKSALDLGSFKSLDTSFPAGTAVSRKGSLFPRIDLKKWAVEKEEREAKKSLQPDPGDHEEEVSIDDFKKIELRVAKVVSVDAIPGADKLYKLTLDLGYERRVIVSGIKEYYSPQDLIGKKIIVICNLKPAKLRGVVSNGMLLAAESPDGSKLALLTVDNDDIPLGSRVH; this comes from the coding sequence ATGAGTCGTGAGAGCTGCTTTTACATCACCACTCCAATTTATTACGTTAATGATGTCCCACATATTGGGCATGCCTACACCACCGTAGCTGCCGATGTGATGGCCAGATACAAGAGGATGTGTGGATTAGACGTTCTTTTTTCCACCGGCACCGACGAACACGGCCAGAAGGTTCAGCAAGCGGCCCAAAGGGAGGGCATAACGCCACAACAGCTTGCCGACAGGACCGTGCAAAACTTCAAAAACCTTTGGGATAAGCTCGATATACTCTATGACGATTTCATAAGGACCACCGAGCCCAGGCATGTGGAGGTCGTGCAGTACATATTCAAGAAGCTCATGGACCAGGGCGACATATATAAAGGAACCTATGAAGGTTGGTATTGTGTCCCCTGCGAGACTTACGTGCCCGAAAGCCAGATGGGGGAGGACAAAACCTGTCCCGACTGCAAGAGGCCCCTTGAGAGGATGACGGAGGAGAGCTATTTCTTTCGCATGTCAAAGTATGCTCAACCCTTGCTCGAGTTCTACGAAGGCAATCCAAAGGCCATACTTCCCGAATCCCGCTACAACGAAATATTGAGCTTCATAAAAATGGGCCTTAAGGACCAGTCGGTGTCCAGGACCACGCTGAAATGGGGGATTCCCGTGCCCGGCGACGACGCCCATGTCATCTACGTGTGGTTCGACGCGCTAATAAACTACCTGACCGTGTGCGGCTATCCCAAGGATGAAACCAGGTGGAAAAAGTATTGGCCCGTGGTGCATCACCTGGTAGGCAAGGACATACTTCGTTTTCACAGCGTAGTGTGGCCGGCAATGCTTCTTGCCCTTGGCGTTAACCCGCCAAAGCAAGTCTTTGCCCACGGATGGTGGACCGTCGAGGGAGAAAAGATGTCGAAGTCCAGGGGAAATGTAGTCGATCCCTTTGAGATCGTGGACCTCTATGGGGCAGACTCCTTTAGATATTTTTTGCTCAGGGAAGTTCCCTTTGGCCTTGACGGAGATTTTTCCGAGAAGGCATTGGTGCAGAGGATCAATTCCGACCTGGCAAACGACTTGGGAAATTTATTGTCCAGGACGCTTCAGATGGTCGTCAAATATTTTGACGGGGTCGTGCCAAAGCCACAGTCCGAGCCCCTCGAAGAGGACTTGGGCATCGGGCAGGCGGCGGCAAGGGAAGTGTTTAGTCGAATTGATGGGCTGATGTCGCGCTTTGCCTACGACGAGGCTCTCAAGGAGATATGGGGCTACGTGAGCAAGGCCAATAAATATATAGATGTAACCATGCCCTGGAAGTTGGGAGAGGAAGGCGATAAAAGCCGCCTAAGCAACGTGTTGTACAATTTGTGCGAGTCCCTGAAGAACATCGCCCTTTTCATCGCTCCCTTCATGCCTCGGAAGGCCGAGGAAATATGGGAACAGCTGGGCTTGAAATCAGCCCTCGATCTCGGCAGCTTCAAGTCCCTGGATACATCCTTTCCGGCCGGAACGGCGGTAAGCAGAAAGGGCTCTCTTTTCCCGCGGATCGACCTTAAAAAGTGGGCCGTCGAAAAGGAGGAAAGGGAGGCCAAAAAGAGCCTGCAACCCGATCCAGGCGACCACGAGGAAGAAGTTTCCATCGATGACTTTAAAAAGATAGAGCTTAGGGTGGCAAAGGTCGTATCCGTAGATGCCATTCCTGGAGCCGATAAGCTCTACAAGCTGACGCTCGACCTCGGGTACGAGCGGAGGGTTATAGTATCGGGGATAAAGGAGTATTATAGCCCCCAGGATTTGATTGGCAAAAAGATCATCGTAATATGCAACCTAAAGCCAGCCAAGCTGCGCGGCGTCGTGAGCAACGGCATGCTTCTTGCGGCAGAATCTCCGGACGGATCCAAGCTTGCGCTCCTTACGGTCGATAACGATGATATACCCTTGGGCAGCCGCGTCCATTGA
- the rsmI gene encoding 16S rRNA (cytidine(1402)-2'-O)-methyltransferase: MPLSVVPTPIGNLKDITLRALEVLKSADLLLCEDTRRALKLLNYYDIKVRMVSYHEHNERARVKEVLDMLALGLNVALVSDAGMPCISDPGSILVREAIKAGFEVDVLPGPSAILPALVMSGLPTERFCFLGFLPDDGKSRREFLTSTGTFPFTCVFYVAPHKALRDLRDILDIWGDRQAALIREISKLHQECRRGSISELLENVPGVRGELVLVVEGSTTPPREDESWKAQATCLRGQGMSVKDVAKMLSESYGIEKNRIRKFLLDLERMEEGKDES; encoded by the coding sequence ATGCCCCTTTCGGTGGTGCCCACTCCAATAGGCAATCTCAAGGACATCACTCTTAGGGCCTTGGAGGTCTTAAAAAGCGCCGATTTGCTTTTGTGCGAGGATACAAGGCGTGCCCTTAAGCTCCTTAACTACTACGATATCAAGGTCAGGATGGTGTCTTACCACGAGCATAACGAAAGGGCTCGCGTCAAGGAAGTTCTTGATATGTTGGCCCTTGGGCTTAACGTCGCCCTGGTTTCCGATGCCGGCATGCCATGCATATCCGATCCGGGCTCCATACTGGTGCGTGAGGCTATAAAGGCCGGTTTTGAGGTAGACGTACTCCCTGGACCGTCTGCCATTCTTCCGGCGCTGGTGATGTCGGGCTTGCCGACGGAGCGATTTTGTTTTTTGGGCTTTTTGCCCGACGATGGCAAATCCCGAAGGGAATTTTTGACTTCAACCGGCACCTTCCCTTTCACGTGTGTGTTTTACGTGGCGCCCCATAAAGCCTTGCGCGATCTGCGCGACATATTGGACATATGGGGCGACAGACAGGCAGCTCTTATAAGGGAGATATCTAAGTTGCATCAGGAATGCAGGAGAGGCTCTATTTCGGAACTTTTGGAAAACGTCCCGGGAGTAAGAGGAGAGCTGGTGCTCGTGGTAGAAGGAAGCACCACACCGCCAAGGGAGGACGAATCGTGGAAGGCCCAGGCAACTTGCCTTCGAGGGCAGGGCATGTCCGTAAAAGATGTTGCAAAAATGCTGTCCGAAAGCTATGGTATAGAGAAAAATCGCATCAGAAAGTTTTTGCTAGATCTAGAACGAATGGAGGAAGGAAAAGATGAGTCGTGA
- a CDS encoding tRNA1(Val) (adenine(37)-N6)-methyltransferase, whose translation METTFDDILYGKLKMRQPLCGPRISVDTVLLAWFVRLRQGDRVMELGTASGGISLILAKRWPAVSFITGIDIQEELVKMARENAEINGLADRVTFEVCDIRNITSLYPPQSFDVVVVNPPYNEIGESRVSPKRGVAISRQEVVCTLEDVVRASYHLLKDRARLYMVLKAGRVSELCWLLEKTRMPLKKLKVVYPKPKVEASIILVEARRNAGRGVKVEPPLYICDESGNYTPELMSAYEIGGK comes from the coding sequence ATGGAGACAACCTTTGACGACATTCTTTACGGAAAACTCAAGATGCGCCAACCTTTGTGCGGTCCTCGTATTTCCGTGGACACCGTACTGCTTGCATGGTTTGTAAGGTTAAGGCAGGGCGATCGCGTCATGGAGCTTGGCACTGCAAGCGGAGGAATATCTCTTATCTTGGCCAAAAGATGGCCAGCGGTCTCCTTCATAACGGGCATCGACATACAGGAAGAGCTGGTAAAGATGGCCAGAGAAAATGCTGAGATAAACGGCTTGGCCGATCGGGTGACCTTCGAGGTGTGTGACATAAGAAATATAACTTCCCTTTATCCGCCGCAATCCTTTGATGTGGTAGTGGTAAACCCACCGTACAACGAGATTGGAGAAAGCAGGGTAAGCCCAAAGCGAGGCGTTGCCATTTCAAGACAAGAGGTTGTCTGTACGCTTGAAGATGTAGTTAGGGCTTCATATCATCTGCTTAAGGACAGGGCAAGGCTTTATATGGTCCTGAAGGCCGGTCGCGTGTCCGAGCTTTGCTGGCTGCTCGAGAAAACTCGAATGCCGCTTAAAAAGCTTAAGGTCGTTTACCCGAAGCCCAAGGTTGAGGCATCGATAATTTTGGTGGAAGCAAGGCGAAATGCCGGCAGGGGTGTTAAGGTTGAACCGCCGTTGTATATATGCGACGAATCGGGCAATTACACCCCTGAGCTCATGTCCGCCTACGAGATAGGTGGTAAGTGA